The Syngnathus typhle isolate RoL2023-S1 ecotype Sweden linkage group LG16, RoL_Styp_1.0, whole genome shotgun sequence genome includes a region encoding these proteins:
- the LOC133169490 gene encoding sushi domain-containing protein 4-like: MCNAKTEATSYSRRTQACFVLLALVMRTSGQGSGCVRPVMVEHGSANVPKTNMGDFPVGTVLEYHCDSGYLIDGPSVLTCTALGHWSSEPPQCIHSDVCQPLHLPKNGGYTCHPAPCRKLSHGIVIEFYCDEGYILKGDYKYLTCQYGKWDSPVQISCVKEQGCVKPYMVENSWVNRTGTNRGLFPVGTVLQYSCDPGYLPDGPDILTCNSAGRWSSKPPNCTRSGGCLRPFMEQHLSSNLTDTNMATFPVGAVLRYRCDPGYRPDGPAIVSCSALGHWSSEPPRCIRSNVCRPPYQPENGGYTCHPTPCRRLSHGTVIEYYCDEGYIMRGDYKYLTCQYGTWDGLVQIRCVMKQDHDTSLPLGMPTWSIVSTTAGSVALILLLMVLFVLLQPKLKSFHRREAGVSGHPVSIMVEGIQVTLPSYEEAVSNHAASSSTPSDESRVQIVLSEGQLQDTAPEAGPSSLDQSQMAVVHPTPPSSSSSSSSWTLEHAGAAAPPPDDQCGLPLLDSELDCSDDMPLLKEA; the protein is encoded by the exons ATGTGCAATGCAAAGACAGAGGCAACGTCATATAGCCGTCGGACCcaagcttgttttgttttgctggcACTGGTGATGAGAACCTCAGGGCAAGGTTCAG GTTGTGTCAGACCTGTCATGGTGGAGCATGGCTCGGCTAATGTGCCAAAAACCAACATGGGTGATTTTCCCGTGGGGACAGTCCTGGAGTACCATTGTGACTCTGGTTACCTGATAGATGGTCCGAGCGTCCTCACTTGCACCGCACTGGGTCACTGGTCATCGGAACCACCACAGTGCATCCACAGTGATG TATGCCAGCCTCTACACTTGCCCAAAAATGGGGGGTACACCTGCCACCCCGCTCCATGTCGTAAACTTTCTCACGGTATTGTGATTGAATTCTACTGCGATGAAGGCTACATCCTGAAGGGAGACTATAAATATCTTACCTGTCAATATGGGAAGTGGGACAGCCCGGTTCAGATTAGCTGCGTCAAAGAGCAAG GATGCGTGAAGCCATACATGGTTGAAAACAGCTGGGTCAACCGCACGGGAACCAACAGGGGCTTATTCCCTGTGGGTACCGTTCTGCAATACAGCTGTGACCCCGGTTACCTGCCAGACGGCCCTGACATTCTCACCTGCAACTCCGCGGGACGCTGGTCCTCCAAACCTCCAAACTGCACTCGGAGTGGCG GATGTTTGAGACCCTTCATGGAGCAGCACCTTTCTTCTAATCTGACCGACACCAACATGGCCACCTTCCCTGTGGGCGCTGTGCTGAGGTACCGCTGTGACCCGGGTTACCGGCCGGATGGACCCGCTATCGTCAGCTGCTCTGCTTTGGGACATTGGTCCTCGGAACCTCCTCGCTGTATACGTAGCAATG ttTGCCGGCCTCCATATCAGCCGGAGAACGGCGGCTACACCTGCCACCCCACCCCGTGCAGAAGACTCTCCCACGGCACTGTGATCGAATATTACTGCGACGAAGGCTATATTATGAGGGGAGATTATAAATACCTCACCTGTCAATACGGCACGTGGGACGGCCTCGTGCAGATCCGCTGCGTGATGAAGCAAG ACCACGACACATCCTTACCGTTGGGAATGCCGACTTGGTCAATTGTGTCAACCACAGCTGGCTCAGTGGCCCTCATCCTGCTCCTGATGGTGCTCTTTGTGCTTCTGCAGCCAAAATTGAAGTCCTTTCATCG ACGGGAGGCGGGTGTGTCAGGCCATCCCGTGTCCATCATGGTGGAGGGAATCCAGGTGACTCTGCCCTCGTACGAGGAAGCAGTCAGCAATCACGCTGCTTCGTCCTCAACTCCCAGCGACGAGTCTCGCGTGCAAATCGTGTTGTCCGAGGGGCAGCTGCAGGACACGGCGCCCGAGGCCGGCCCCTCTTCCCTCGATCAGTCGCAAATGGCCGTGGTGCATCCTACGCCGCCTTCAtcgtcctcctcatcctccagcTGGACTCTGGAGCACGCTGgcgccgcggcgccgccgcccgACGACCAGTGCGGCCTCCCTCTACTCGATTCGGAGTTGGATTGTTCGGATG
- the fsip1 gene encoding fibrous sheath-interacting protein 1 isoform X1 has translation MEMEIGVQDGSESISRPASRESSETTRRSQYDINATDEEKQDPKLQKAIEEMKRLDELLSVCMCREKEAKRQRRQCQAKLWQELKDILLEGQSENSHEAMNARLFWALEAPIGAPEKEIESLFQTQIGEERADDFSELSESVCEDSDNGSHSDADKGKKRQRNFVKRNIELVRGKGGQLLLTQAEEERLAELLRDIDEEEEKSARGSDNKEDMWAVPVSGSQGYAPEVSDVKRLLAIDSKLCHFQPAVTPPSMLICYTLSDEERVSDTGVKHDGDIQPGEKVLQDTKERRMQEKQLLEIQRQLDLLGQDQEMTSEPERLSEEQLLCLLDRCELTETEPEP, from the exons ATGGAAATGGAAATCGGCGTACAAGATGGTTCAGAAAGCATTTCAAGACCTGCATCAAGAGAATCTTCTGAGACCACACGGAGAA GTCAATATGATATTAATGCAACTGATGAAGAAAAGCAAGATCCAAAGCTGCAGAAGGCAATTGAGGAGATGAAGAGGCTTGATGAACTTCTGTCTGTATGCATGTGCAGAGAAAAAGAGGCCAAGCGTCAAAGAAGGCAATGCCAAGCAAAGCTCTGGCAAGAGCTAAAG GACATCTTACTTGAAGGCCAATCCGAAAACAGCCATGAGGCCATGAATGCGAGGCTATTTTGGGCTTTGGAGGCACCGATTG GCGCTCCAGAGAAAGAAATTGAGTCACTGTTTCAAACACAGATAG GTGAAGAGAGAGCAGATGACTTCAGCGAATTATCTGAGTCTGTGTGCGAGGACTCGGACAACGGGAGCCACAGTGATGCCGACAAAGGCAAAAAGAGACAGAGGAACTTTGTCAAGAGAAATATTGAG CTTGTCAGGGGCAAAGGAGGCCAACTGCTGTTGACACAGGCAGAAGAAGAACGTCTGGCCGAGCTCCTGCGAGACATTgacgaagaggaagaaaagagtGCCAGAGGCTCAGACAACAAG GAGGACATGTGGGCCGTGCCGGTGTCGGGGAGCCAAGGTTACGCCCCAGAGGTGTCCGACGTGAAGCGGCTGCTTGCCATTGACTCCAAACTTTGTCATTTCCAGCCTGCCGTGACGCCGCCCTCAATGCTAATCTGCTATACGCTCTCAGATGAG GAACGTGTCTCGGACACCGGCGTCAAACACGATGGGGACATTCAGCCAGGAGAGAAGGTCCTGCAGGACACCAAGGAAAGGAGGATGCAGGAGAAGCAGCTTCTGGAGATCCAACGGCAGCTGGACCTTCTGGGCCAGGACCAGGAGATGACG AGCGAGCCAGAGCGCCTCAGTGAGGAGCAGTTACTTTGCCTGCTGGATAGATGTGAGCTGACAGAAACCGAGCCAGAACCTTGA
- the LOC133169489 gene encoding thrombospondin-1-like, whose protein sequence is MMLHGIFLLSLLWSCEAAILAETRDDNSVYDLFDLVRVDKRHNGVTLVKGADPYSPAYKVLNAELIPPVPDNSFGDLIDSIQLERGFILLVNLKQSKRNRGSLLTIEKKDGSGPVLEIISNGKANTLDVFYSTGNHQQLVSIEEAHLATGHWKNITLFFQDDRVKLLVGCDEINVSEMDEPIQKVLSAELADIARLRIAKGATRDKFMGVLQNVRFVFGTSLETILRNKGCENGAALTDVLTLDNPMNGSSPAIRTDYTGHKTKDLQAHCGYSCEEIAGLFKELRGLGVVVKHVTNELRKVSEVSAKIQDQIKNHSSVCIHNGIVHNDRDEWTVDDCTECTCQNSATVCRKISCPLIPCTNGTVPEGECCPRCGNPSDSAEDDWSPWSQWTRCSVTCGRGIQQRGRSCDRINSNCEGTSVQTRDCFPQECDKRFKQDGGWSHWSPWSSCSVTCGEGVITRIRLCNSPTPQMGGMDCQGEGRQTEICHKSPCPINGGWGPWSPWDTCTVTCNGGIQNRKRLCSDPVPKYGGKDCVGDATMSQVCNKQDCPIDGCLSNPCFSGAKCMSFPDGSFKCGRCPIGYKGDGITCKDIDECKEVPDACYTYNGVHRCENTDPGYNCQPCPARYSGSQPFGRGVEQATAKKQVCKPRNPCQDGSHNCNKNANCIYLGVFSESMFRCECKPGYAGNGYICGEDTDLDGWPNSDLLCVANATYHCKKDNCPNLPNSGQEDYDKDGRGDECDHDDDNDGIPDDRDNCPRVYNPAQYDADRDDVGDTCDNCIFESNTDQTDTDNNGEGDACAVDIDGDGVLNENDNCPYVYNVDQRDTDRDGVGDHCDNCPLEHNPDQTDSDSDLVGDKCDNNQDIDEDGHQNNLDNCPYIPNANQADHDKDGKGDACDHDDDNDGIPDDKDNCRLAFNPDQLDSDGDGRGDVCKDDFDQDNILDIYDVCPENFAISETDFRRFQMVPLDPKGTSQIDPNWVVRHQGKELVQTVNCDPGIAVGFDEFSAVDFSGTFFVNTDRDDDYAGFVFGYQSSSRFYTVMWKQITQTYWSHTPTRAQGYSGLSIKVVNSTTGPGEHLRNALWHTGDTPGQVRTLWHDPKNIGWKDFTAYRWHLVHRPKSGLIRVVMYEGKRIMADSGNIFDKTYAGGRLGLYVFSQEMVYFSDLKYECRDS, encoded by the exons ATGATGCTGCACGGCATCTTTCTGTTGTCGCTGCTTTGGAGTTGTGAGGCTGCAATATTAGCAG AAACCCGTGATGACAACAGTGTTTATGACTTATTCGATCTGGTGCGGGTAGACAAGAGGCACAACGGCGTGACTTTGGTCAAAGGGGCTGACCCGTACAGCCCGGCATATAAAGTTCTGAATGCAGAATTGATCCCGCCGGTCCCTGACAACTCCTTCGGGGACCTCATCGACTCCATCCAGCTGGAGAGGGGTTTCATCCTCTTAGTCAACCTGAAACAATCCAAGAGGAACAGAGGAAGCCTCTTGACCATTGAGAAGAAAGACGGCTCAGGTCCCGTGTTGGAGATCATCTCCAACGGCAAGGCCAATACTTTGGACGTCTTCTACTCCACCGGCAAccaccagcagctggtgtccATCGAGGAGGCTCACTTAGCCACGGGGCACTGGAAGAACATCACGCtcttcttccaggatgaccgTGTGAAGCTCTTGGTGGGCTGCGATGAAATCAACGTGTCCGAGATGGACGAGCCCATCCAGAAAGTATTGTCCGCGGAGCTGGCGGACATCGCCAGGCTCAGGATTGCGAAGGGAGCAACTCGGGATAAATTTATG GGAGTGCTTCAGAATGTGAGATTCGTCTTTGGGACATCCCTGGAGACCATTCTGAGAAATAAGGGATGCGAAAATGGAG CTGCCTTAACTGACGTCCTGACTCTGGACAACCCAATGAACGGCTCCAGCCCCGCCATCAGGACCGACTACACTGGCCACAAAACCAAAG ATCTACAAGCCCACTGCGGCTACTCTTGCGAGGAAATCGCAGGCCTGTTCAAGGAACTCCGAGGACTCGGTGTGGTGGTGAAGCACGTGACCAACGAGCTGCGTAAAGTG TCTGAGGTCAGCGCCAAGATTCAAGATCAAATCAAGAATCACAGTAGTGTTTGCATCCACAACGGGATTGTGCACAATGATCGAGACGAGTGGACTGTGGACGACTGCACCGAGTGTACCTGCCAG AACTCTGCCACTGTGTGCCGAAAAATCTCCTGTCCTCTGATTCCCTGCACCAATGGCACCGTTCCAGAAGGAGAGTGCTGCCCCAGATGTGGAAATC CAAGTGACTCTGCTGAAGACGACTGGTCCCCTTGGTCTCAGTGGACCCGTTGTTCCGTGACTTGTGGTCGAGGAATCCAGCAGCGTGGGCGCTCTTGCGATCGCATCAACAGTAACTGCGAGGGCACCTCAGTCCAAACCCGAGACTGCTTCCCTCAAGAATGTGACAAACGAT TCAAACAAGATGGAGGGTGGAGCCATTGGTCTCCTTGGTCTTCATGCTCTGTGACCTGTGGAGAAGGTGTCATCACACGTATACGTCTCTGCAACTCTCCAACACCCCAGATGGGCGGCATGGACTGCCAGGGAGAAGGACGCCAAACTGAAATCTGCCACAAGTCACCCTGTCCTA TCAATGGCGGTTGGGGACCTTGGTCACCATGGGACACGTGCACCGTGACATGCAACGGAGGAATCCAGAACCGTAAACGTCTCTGCTCCGATCCCGTTCCCAAATACGGGGGCAAGGACTGCGTTGGTGACGCCACCATGTCTCAAGTGTGCAACAAACAGGACTGTCCCATTG ATGGTTGCCTTTCCAACCCATGCTTCTCTGGCGCCAAGTGCATGAGCTTCCCCGATGGCTCGTTCAAATGCGGCAGGTGTCCGATCGGCTACAAAGGCGACGGCATCACCTGCAAAGACATCGATGAGTGCAAGGAGGTCCCCGATGCTTGCTATACATACAACGGAGTCCATCGTTGTGAGAACACAGATCCAGGTTACAACTGCCAGCCGTGTCCAGCTCGTTACTCTGGTTCTCAACCCTTTGGAAGAGGAGTGGAGCAAGCGACGGCGAAAAAACAG gttTGCAAACCACGTAACCCATGCCAGGACGGTAGCCACAACTGCAACAAAAACGCCAACTGTATTTATTTGGGCGTCTTCTCCGAGTCCATGTTCCGCTGTGAGTGCAAGCCAGGCTATGCTGGCAATGGTTATATTTGTGGAGAGGATACTGACCTGGATGGGTGGCCCAACTCGGACTTGTTATGCGTGGCGAATGCCACCTACCACTGCAAGAAG GATAACTGCCCCAACCTTCCCAATTCTGGTCAGGAAGATTATGACAAGGATGGCCGTGGTGATGAATGTGACCACGATGATGACAATGATGGTATCCCTGATGATAGG GACAACTGCCCGAGAGTGTACAACCCTGCTCAGTATGACGCCGACAGGGATGATGTTGGTGACACATGTGACAACTGTATTTTCGAGTCAAACACTGACCAGACCGACACGGACAATAACGGAGAGGGGGATGCCTGCGCTGTGGATATTGACGGTGATG GCGTTCTGAATGAGAACGACAACTGCCCATATGTTTATAATGTGGATCAGAGGGATACGGATCGGGACGGTGTGGGAGACCACTGCGATAACTGCCCCCTCGAGCATAACCCCGATCAG ACTGACTCAGATTCGGATCTTGTGGGagacaagtgtgacaacaaccaGGACATTGATGAGGATGGCCATCAGAACAATTTGGACAACTGCCCGTACATACCAAACGCCAACCAGGCTGATCACGACAAAGACGGCAAGGGTGATGCCTGTGACCACGATGACGATAACGACGGCATTCCCGATGACAAAGACAATTGCAGGCTGGCCTTCAACCCCGATCAGTTGGACTCTGATG GTGATGGCCGAGGCGATGTGTGCAAAGACGATTTCGACCAAGACAACATCCTGGATATTTATGACGTTTGCCCGGAGAACTTTGCCATCAGTGAAACCGACTTCCGCCGTTTCCAGATGGTTCCTCTTGATCCTAAAGGCACTTCTCAGATTGATCCGAACTGGGTGGTCAGACATCAGGGCAAGGAGTTGGTGCAGACTGTCAACTGTGACCCAGGCATCGCCGTTG GTTTTGATGAGTTCAGCGCCGTCGACTTCAGCGGGACCTTCTTCGTTAACACAGACCGAGACGACGACTACGCCGGTTTTGTGTTTGGCTACCAGTCAAGTTCTCGATTCTACACAGTCATGTGGAAGCAGATCACACAGACCTATTGGTCTCACACTCCCACACGGGCTCAAGGCTACTCTGGCCTTTCCATCAAAGTGGTCAACTCTACCACCGGTCCTGGTGAGCACCTGAGGAACGCACTGTGGCACACCGGAGACACACCCGGACAG GTTCGTACTCTGTGGCACGACCCAAAGAACATCGGCTGGAAGGACTTCACCGCCTACAGATGGCACCTTGTCCATAGACCAAAGAGTGGGCTTATTAG agTTGTGATGTACGAGGGCAAGAGAATCATGGCAGACTCTGGAAACATCTTTGACAAAACCTATGCCGGAGGGCGACTAGGGTTGTACGTCTTCTCTCAGGAGATGGTGTACTTCTCTGATCTTAAATATGAATGTAGAG attcgTAA
- the fsip1 gene encoding fibrous sheath-interacting protein 1 isoform X2 codes for MEMEIGVQDGSESISRPASRESSETTRRSQYDINATDEEKQDPKLQKAIEEMKRLDELLSVCMCREKEAKRQRRQCQAKLWQELKDILLEGQSENSHEAMNARLFWALEAPIGAPEKEIESLFQTQIGEERADDFSELSESVCEDSDNGSHSDADKGKKRQRNFVKRNIELVRGKGGQLLLTQAEEERLAELLRDIDEEEEKSARGSDNKERVSDTGVKHDGDIQPGEKVLQDTKERRMQEKQLLEIQRQLDLLGQDQEMTSEPERLSEEQLLCLLDRCELTETEPEP; via the exons ATGGAAATGGAAATCGGCGTACAAGATGGTTCAGAAAGCATTTCAAGACCTGCATCAAGAGAATCTTCTGAGACCACACGGAGAA GTCAATATGATATTAATGCAACTGATGAAGAAAAGCAAGATCCAAAGCTGCAGAAGGCAATTGAGGAGATGAAGAGGCTTGATGAACTTCTGTCTGTATGCATGTGCAGAGAAAAAGAGGCCAAGCGTCAAAGAAGGCAATGCCAAGCAAAGCTCTGGCAAGAGCTAAAG GACATCTTACTTGAAGGCCAATCCGAAAACAGCCATGAGGCCATGAATGCGAGGCTATTTTGGGCTTTGGAGGCACCGATTG GCGCTCCAGAGAAAGAAATTGAGTCACTGTTTCAAACACAGATAG GTGAAGAGAGAGCAGATGACTTCAGCGAATTATCTGAGTCTGTGTGCGAGGACTCGGACAACGGGAGCCACAGTGATGCCGACAAAGGCAAAAAGAGACAGAGGAACTTTGTCAAGAGAAATATTGAG CTTGTCAGGGGCAAAGGAGGCCAACTGCTGTTGACACAGGCAGAAGAAGAACGTCTGGCCGAGCTCCTGCGAGACATTgacgaagaggaagaaaagagtGCCAGAGGCTCAGACAACAAG GAACGTGTCTCGGACACCGGCGTCAAACACGATGGGGACATTCAGCCAGGAGAGAAGGTCCTGCAGGACACCAAGGAAAGGAGGATGCAGGAGAAGCAGCTTCTGGAGATCCAACGGCAGCTGGACCTTCTGGGCCAGGACCAGGAGATGACG AGCGAGCCAGAGCGCCTCAGTGAGGAGCAGTTACTTTGCCTGCTGGATAGATGTGAGCTGACAGAAACCGAGCCAGAACCTTGA